The region GCTGGTGCGCCGCACGCTGCTGCACGCGGCCCTCAGAGCTTGGATCATTCAGCGCTGGTGGCGGCGGGTGCTGGCGAGGCTGCTGTACCAGAGGCGGCGGGCGCTGCTGGAGTTCTTCGCGGCGCAAATATGGGCAGTTGTCCGGCTGCAGTCCTGGGTCCGCATGTGGCGCGTCCGCCTGCATTACTGTCGCTTGCTCAATGCTGCCCGTATCATCCAGCTCTATTGGCGCTGGCACAGTTGCCATTCCCGTGGCTTTTTCCAGGGAAGCTATGAGCTCACAAGCAGCCAGATGAATGTTGAGCTTAACATCTTCCTGGGATCACAGATTTGTCAGATTAAAGACTGCATCCCCTTTCCAATAAAGCATTGATCAGGTCTGCTCCCCACCACTACGTGTCACTCGATCTCTGTTAGACAAGTTCGAGAGGTCTTTGTCTCAGCAAGGCTCAGGGAAAATGATGGCAGACACCTGGCATCTCACAAGTCCGCTCTGGGGACTCAGCTGGCATTGTCTGGGCCCTGTGGGGAGAGGGTCTGGCAGCCCCACGCTGGAGGACAGGACCTGTGACTGGTCGCCAATATCTGCCACAGGTGGGAGGGCTGGAGTTGCAGGGCGCCAAGGCAGCCAGCTCCAGGGAACCCACCCATGGTCTAGTCGGTAAATGGCGCCCCTTGCGTGTGCAATGTGGAGGGCTGTGCCATCCTTTGCTCTTAATGCTCCAATGTCGGCCCCTTGAATTTGGAACAAGGTCAAAGTCCTCCTTGTGGTCCTATGACCCTGTCTGACCTGGTCCTGGCTATCTCGCCCTCTCATCCTTCCTGGCCACTCTGCTATTTAGAAAATACCCCACGCATGTTCTCATCTCAGAACTTTGCACCTGCTGCCTGCTCTCGTGGGCTTGTCTTCTGCAGGGGGCTCTCACGGCACGCGGCTTTGTCTCTGTGCGCAtgctgcctcctccagctcctgacTCCACTCTCCTGTTTTCCAAGCCCTCATCACTACCTGAAGTTATCTTacctcattatttttctattttctgttcccCTCTAGAGGTTGAGCTCCAGGAGAGCAGGATTCTGGGGTCAGTGCTCGGTCCCCAGGACCGAGAACAGGTCCTGCCACAcactggtctctctctctccctctttctctctctctctcaggatgTGCAGGTCGAGGGTCCTTATCCTAGATGCGTGAGAACAGAAATCTTTCAGATTTCAgacttttttggattttggaatatttgcgtCATACTGACCAGTTCAGGATCCCTGACCTGAAAATTTGAAATcggaaatgctccaatgagcatttccttttagCTTTGTGTCAGTGCTCAAAAcactttggattttggagcattttggatgtGGAATTCTTGCATtggggatactcaacctgtacatGTGCAAATTGGCAAACTCCCAATCCAGAGTCAGACTTACTTCATCTGGCCCTTCCCCCCCAGGACatggtattcttttttatttttctgtgcatttattttactttatttttatttattttttttatttcagcatattatgggggtacaagtgttaaggttacttatattgcccatcatcccccctccctcctcgagtcagaacttcaagcatgaccctcccccaaacgttgcacatctcagtcattatgtttgtatatacccatcgcctcctccccctcccacctgcccgacacccaataaatgttattcctatatgtccacttgggtgttgatcagttaaaaccaattttctggtgagtacatgtggtgtttgtttttccattcttgagatgcttcacttagtagaatgggttccagctctatccaggaaaatataagaggtcctatatcaccattgtttcctaacgccgaatagtactccatggtacacatataccacattttattaatccactcatgtattgatgggcacttgggttgtttccacaactttgcaattgtgaattgtgctgctataaacattcaagtgccagtgtctttttcataaagtgacttttgaacttttggtggatgcccagtagtggaattgctggatcaaatggtagatctacttgtatcgctttaaggtatctccatattgttttctatagaggttgaactagtttgcagtcccaccagcagtgtaggagttcctatctctccgcatccatgccaacatttattgtttggggactttttgataaaggccattgttactggaggtaagtgatatctcatttggttttgatttgcatttcgctgatgattagagatgttgagcattttttcatatgtttgttggccattattctgtcttcttgtgAAAAATTTCTCTTCATTGGACATGGTGTTCTTTTGCCTCAGTTATCCCTGGGCCATCCCAGAAGACAACTAGGGCCCACCTCTGTAGTTTAGAACCCGCCAGATTATTAAAATAGACAATCCTAAATGGTCTCCCCTGCCCTGCTTTGCCTTTCCCTTGGGAACTCCAATCAGCACTGTGACCTACGCTCTCCCCTTGCTCCTGTCTTCTGCTATCTGACCAGTGCCGGGAGCTTTCCTTGTGGCTCTGGGTGGCATGCGGTGACCCCTTCCAGGTCCTGTGAGTAtaataaactttgttttcttcagttCTCCTGTGTCTCCTCTTGAGGCCACACCTGACTGACCAtcacataaaggaaaataaaatgtgtgtgtgtgtgtgtgtgtttgtgtgtgaaatTGAGGAGAAATTCACATAACAGGAAACTAGCCCTTTTTAGATTAACCACGTAAGATTAATCATAAACTAAGAGTAACAATTGAGTAACATTCACAATTTTAATCAACCACCACTTCTAtcaagttctaaaatatttttatcaccctaaAAGAAAATCTCCTACCCATTAAGCAATCTTTCCC is a window of Microcebus murinus isolate Inina chromosome 1, M.murinus_Inina_mat1.0, whole genome shotgun sequence DNA encoding:
- the LOC105868072 gene encoding IQ domain-containing protein F5-like, whose amino-acid sequence is MGIRFCKDGHICEIVVIDVDETTLWKELKEEPKKPPPKPKAPPDKVKAAIKIQAWWRGTLVRRTLLHAALRAWIIQRWWRRVLARLLYQRRRALLEFFAAQIWAVVRLQSWVRMWRVRLHYCRLLNAARIIQLYWRWHSCHSRGFFQGSYELTSSQMNVELNIFLGSQICQIKDCIPFPIKH